The following proteins come from a genomic window of Fibrobacterota bacterium:
- a CDS encoding metallophosphoesterase has translation MPRILHAADLHLCEEDKAYGLAVFAELIETARAERVDYLLFCGDLFDTFADAERLKGEVRRLLGTPPFEFLYLPGNHEEIRKGGGDLGRLDLGAADLLATAPWSLFRREHGGAPIEFLSVPHQESYSGYGSWTIPRKETRWRVALAHGLVAGLAYRGPDDEGGASALDPDLFQRFGVDYAALGHIHGARSQSLGSVTFAYPGSSRVWRRNESGARGAWLVDLPEQGPLRPAFVPLKAAGQFRQYALPLSLEGEPADIEALAKEWGKADFIVLSFTGIVEDEQAVAALAERLRTRYADRVRKFEIERDEVVALPGIAGQPLVRRFLEAWEKRVPAIGAPGGDERRADWLRARDLALAALKAGLERAT, from the coding sequence ATGCCGCGCATCCTGCACGCCGCCGACTTGCACCTTTGCGAGGAGGATAAAGCCTACGGCCTCGCCGTCTTCGCGGAATTGATCGAAACCGCGCGCGCGGAACGGGTCGATTACCTGCTGTTCTGCGGCGATCTATTCGACACCTTCGCCGACGCCGAGCGCCTTAAGGGCGAGGTGAGGCGGTTGCTGGGGACGCCTCCTTTCGAATTCCTATATCTGCCTGGGAATCATGAGGAGATCCGCAAGGGCGGGGGAGACTTGGGCCGCTTGGACCTGGGCGCGGCCGATCTTCTCGCTACCGCGCCTTGGTCCTTGTTCCGTCGCGAGCACGGCGGCGCTCCCATCGAATTCCTATCCGTGCCCCATCAGGAATCGTATTCCGGATACGGAAGCTGGACGATTCCCCGCAAGGAAACCCGTTGGCGGGTAGCCCTGGCCCATGGCCTGGTGGCAGGCCTCGCCTACCGCGGACCGGACGATGAAGGCGGGGCCTCCGCCCTGGATCCGGATCTTTTCCAACGCTTCGGCGTCGACTACGCGGCCTTGGGGCACATCCATGGGGCCCGAAGCCAAAGCTTGGGATCGGTTACCTTCGCCTATCCGGGTTCCAGCCGGGTATGGCGCCGGAATGAATCGGGCGCCCGCGGGGCCTGGCTCGTCGACCTGCCCGAGCAAGGCCCACTACGGCCCGCTTTCGTGCCATTAAAGGCCGCGGGACAATTCCGGCAATACGCCTTGCCCTTATCGCTCGAAGGCGAACCCGCCGATATCGAGGCCCTGGCGAAGGAATGGGGAAAGGCCGATTTCATCGTTCTGAGTTTCACCGGCATCGTGGAGGATGAGCAAGCCGTGGCGGCCTTGGCGGAGCGGCTTCGGACCCGTTACGCCGATCGCGTACGCAAATTCGAGATCGAGAGGGACGAAGTGGTCGCATTGCCGGGCATCGCGGGCCAGCCCTTGGTACGGCGCTTTCTGGAGGCATGGGAGAAGCGGGTCCCAGCGATCGGCGCTCCCGGCGGCGATGAACGTCGCGCGGACTGGCTGCGCGCCCGCGATCTCGCCCTGGCCGCGCTGAAGGCCGGCTTGGAGCGGGCGACATGA
- a CDS encoding AAA family ATPase, translating into MIRKLIFQGFGKFGRETFDLAPVTVVFGPNEAGKTTFFDGLFQAVCRPSEAKKSGKILKERYGAARQVSAVMANESPITDEEFLSLYAIRAGDLNLRLDQGTDWIEKLKARLFHGGIDPAVLIAEFQKRSSDSRAVVVNKELEKAREAAARTRSDLEKLRREREGHLAREREVAAMEESLTGLRARMEAALEEARTMEAELESEERIARRQKLAAHLARWEEWSDLEAEARSLESFAEDRRAEFENLAAATRTLAEAVSSGRGKRDQCAELLAESRAEARMAREAVDAAVSRAALARRLSDASRALLAAGGGGLGRGGMITSSAWIAGALAGGIAARGLLALGAILAGLVGAAVSLFASLRMGQRAAARRRESSLAAWKDEWMAAGNPSEGVAGLSSLEGFTKAMDEKAREKDAAEARSREAAARCETRQTDLERAEAEWGRGKDAEESARRAERAWLHSRGCETFAEYDRKTARVAQLRGEIGKRRAELDVLAAGGSLEAWRAEVQRKLRDLDRDGVPAAGRDDAALQRLRNRKAELQREREEVARREKDMIDRRSGAAGEIRGAIGKLAGEMVAAEDGLAAAEEMVRRLELDKRAAALALSIFQEIGTGADMLLAGLSGEIGNMLARILPGERAVALAGLEEDRIRAGDAAGTARALPNLSTGTQHALVLAAKLAMARKHREGPGLFVLDEPFLAMDEARETRALEMLREFHLRHGWQFILLTKEARLRDKMGSLFADVRIIELQASGRETPD; encoded by the coding sequence ATGATCCGTAAGCTCATCTTCCAGGGTTTCGGGAAGTTCGGGCGGGAAACCTTCGACCTGGCGCCCGTCACCGTGGTCTTCGGGCCCAACGAAGCGGGTAAAACCACTTTCTTCGACGGCTTGTTCCAGGCCGTATGCCGGCCCAGCGAAGCCAAGAAATCCGGGAAAATCCTGAAAGAGCGGTATGGCGCCGCCCGCCAGGTCAGCGCCGTCATGGCTAACGAATCTCCCATCACCGACGAAGAGTTCCTGAGTTTGTACGCCATCCGCGCGGGCGATCTCAACCTGCGCCTGGATCAGGGAACCGATTGGATCGAGAAGCTCAAGGCGCGGCTCTTCCATGGGGGGATCGATCCCGCCGTTCTCATCGCCGAGTTCCAGAAGCGGAGTTCCGATTCGCGGGCGGTCGTCGTCAACAAGGAATTGGAGAAGGCCCGCGAGGCCGCGGCGCGTACCCGATCGGATCTGGAAAAGCTCCGCCGGGAACGCGAAGGGCACCTTGCGCGCGAACGGGAAGTAGCGGCCATGGAAGAATCCCTGACCGGCCTGCGCGCGCGTATGGAAGCGGCCCTCGAGGAGGCGCGTACCATGGAGGCCGAGCTGGAATCGGAGGAGCGCATCGCGCGGCGCCAGAAATTGGCGGCCCACCTTGCTCGCTGGGAAGAATGGTCGGACCTGGAGGCGGAAGCGCGTTCGCTGGAATCTTTCGCCGAAGATCGCCGCGCCGAGTTCGAAAACCTGGCCGCCGCCACGCGTACCCTGGCCGAAGCCGTCTCCTCAGGCCGGGGGAAACGCGATCAATGCGCCGAGCTTTTGGCCGAATCCCGCGCCGAAGCGCGCATGGCCCGGGAGGCCGTCGACGCCGCCGTCTCGCGCGCGGCCCTGGCCCGCCGTCTGTCCGACGCCTCCCGCGCCTTGCTTGCCGCCGGGGGCGGGGGATTGGGTCGGGGCGGGATGATCACATCTTCCGCATGGATCGCGGGCGCCCTGGCCGGAGGCATCGCCGCCCGCGGGCTCCTGGCCCTGGGCGCCATACTCGCGGGTCTGGTCGGGGCCGCGGTTTCGCTCTTCGCTTCCTTGCGGATGGGGCAACGCGCGGCCGCGCGCCGGCGCGAGTCGTCCTTGGCGGCTTGGAAGGACGAATGGATGGCCGCGGGAAACCCGTCCGAGGGCGTGGCCGGCCTGTCCTCTTTGGAAGGTTTCACCAAAGCGATGGACGAGAAGGCGCGCGAGAAGGATGCCGCCGAGGCGCGCTCCCGCGAGGCCGCGGCCCGCTGCGAAACGCGCCAGACCGATTTAGAGCGCGCCGAAGCCGAATGGGGCCGCGGAAAAGACGCGGAAGAGTCCGCGCGCAGGGCCGAACGGGCGTGGCTGCATTCCCGAGGTTGCGAGACTTTCGCGGAATACGATCGTAAAACGGCGCGGGTGGCGCAGCTGCGCGGGGAGATCGGCAAGCGCCGGGCCGAACTGGATGTATTGGCCGCGGGCGGCTCCCTGGAAGCTTGGCGGGCCGAGGTTCAGCGCAAGCTGCGGGATTTGGATCGGGACGGGGTGCCTGCCGCAGGCCGGGACGATGCCGCGCTGCAACGGTTGCGGAACCGCAAGGCCGAGCTGCAACGCGAAAGGGAAGAGGTCGCCCGCCGGGAAAAGGACATGATCGATCGCCGGTCCGGCGCGGCGGGGGAAATCCGCGGGGCCATCGGCAAATTGGCGGGGGAAATGGTGGCCGCGGAGGATGGCCTGGCCGCCGCCGAAGAAATGGTACGTCGGCTCGAGTTGGATAAACGCGCGGCCGCCTTAGCCCTGTCCATTTTCCAAGAGATCGGAACGGGGGCGGATATGCTCCTGGCCGGCTTGTCCGGCGAGATCGGCAACATGTTGGCGCGCATCCTGCCCGGCGAACGCGCGGTGGCCTTGGCCGGTCTGGAAGAAGATCGCATCCGGGCCGGGGATGCCGCCGGCACGGCGCGCGCCCTGCCCAACCTCTCCACCGGGACCCAACATGCGCTGGTGCTGGCCGCCAAGTTGGCCATGGCCCGCAAGCATCGCGAGGGTCCCGGCCTGTTCGTGCTCGACGAGCCGTTCCTGGCCATGGACGAGGCCCGCGAGACGCGCGCGCTGGAAATGTTGCGCGAGTTCCATCTACGGCATGGCTGGCAATTCATCCTCCTGACCAAGGAGGCGCGCCTGCGGGACAAGATGGGATCCCTTTTCGCCGATGTCCGCATCATCGAGTTGCAGGCGTCGGGTAGGGAAACTCCCGATTAA
- a CDS encoding long-chain fatty acid--CoA ligase, translating into MAVETGTLNAAAATLASSSSFAGSYPMTDSFRTLPGLLKYVEAKFRNPATLGYKKDGAWVGISTQEMGETVRRLSSGLVELGLKPGDKVGIVADPSPFWMMMDLAILGAGAISVPMFANISHENLNFEIQDSGMRFLFVGSLEQYEAMKPFFGRLEKILAMAPQAASAGDAKVVAFQALLDLGSKRIAAHPGEYLRLSEGINEQDTATLIYTSGSTGMPKGVTLTHRNLVTQVMGAVKRFPLDPKTDVILSCLPLAHVFERLVAYYYLYSGCPLYFAEEIKKVGDNLRELHPTVITMVPRLLEKVHARFQANLELAKGFKKTLGMKAWERAHKKEPGSKDNWKDKLYDALVYKKMREGLGGRLRLAISGSAPLDPALAAFLLNIGIPIYEGYGLTEASPVIACNYPGHRKLGTVGLAFPGVEVKIADDGEIMARGPNIMKGYHNKPVETAEVIDKMGWLHTGDLGHVDNENFIKITGRKKELFKTANGKYVAPVPIEAAIASSKLADMVMVVAEGKPFTTCLIFPDFENLKVVKQELGAETAENGAFLDSAEAKAYVQKTVDEVNAKLNHWEQIQKFRIIKTPISIDTGELTPTMKIRRHVVMEKCRAEIDSMYRS; encoded by the coding sequence ATGGCCGTCGAAACCGGGACATTGAATGCCGCCGCCGCGACTCTCGCCTCTTCCTCCTCATTCGCTGGGAGCTATCCGATGACCGATTCCTTCCGGACCTTGCCGGGCCTGCTCAAATACGTGGAAGCCAAGTTCCGGAACCCGGCCACGCTGGGTTACAAGAAGGATGGCGCATGGGTCGGCATATCGACCCAGGAGATGGGCGAAACCGTGCGTCGGCTTTCCTCCGGGCTGGTGGAACTCGGCCTCAAGCCCGGCGACAAGGTCGGCATCGTGGCCGATCCTTCCCCTTTCTGGATGATGATGGATCTCGCAATCCTGGGGGCCGGAGCCATTTCGGTGCCGATGTTCGCCAACATCTCCCATGAGAATCTCAACTTCGAAATCCAGGATTCCGGGATGCGGTTCCTCTTCGTCGGCTCCCTGGAACAGTACGAGGCCATGAAACCCTTCTTCGGCCGCCTGGAAAAGATCCTCGCCATGGCGCCGCAAGCGGCTTCCGCCGGGGACGCCAAGGTGGTCGCCTTCCAAGCCCTGCTGGACCTAGGCTCCAAGCGCATCGCCGCCCACCCCGGCGAGTACCTCCGCCTATCCGAAGGCATCAACGAGCAGGATACCGCCACCCTCATCTACACCTCTGGAAGCACGGGAATGCCCAAGGGCGTCACCCTGACCCATCGCAACCTGGTCACCCAGGTCATGGGCGCGGTCAAGCGTTTCCCTCTCGATCCCAAGACCGACGTCATCCTCTCTTGCCTCCCCTTGGCCCACGTCTTCGAACGCCTGGTGGCGTACTACTACCTGTACTCAGGTTGCCCCCTCTACTTCGCGGAAGAAATCAAAAAGGTCGGGGATAACCTGCGCGAACTGCACCCTACCGTCATCACCATGGTGCCGCGTTTGTTGGAGAAGGTGCATGCGCGTTTCCAGGCCAACCTGGAATTGGCGAAGGGTTTCAAGAAAACCCTGGGGATGAAAGCCTGGGAAAGGGCGCATAAGAAGGAGCCGGGCAGCAAGGATAACTGGAAGGACAAGCTGTACGACGCGTTGGTTTATAAGAAGATGCGCGAGGGCCTGGGCGGCCGATTGCGCTTGGCGATTTCCGGTAGCGCCCCGCTGGATCCGGCCCTGGCCGCTTTCCTGTTGAACATCGGCATCCCGATTTACGAAGGCTACGGATTGACCGAGGCCTCCCCCGTGATCGCCTGCAATTATCCCGGCCATCGCAAGCTGGGCACCGTGGGCCTGGCTTTCCCCGGCGTGGAAGTGAAAATCGCCGATGATGGCGAAATCATGGCCCGCGGCCCGAATATCATGAAGGGCTACCACAACAAGCCGGTAGAGACCGCCGAAGTCATAGACAAGATGGGTTGGCTGCATACCGGGGACCTCGGGCACGTCGATAACGAGAACTTCATCAAGATCACCGGCCGCAAGAAGGAACTCTTCAAGACGGCGAACGGCAAATACGTGGCTCCCGTCCCCATCGAGGCCGCCATCGCGTCCAGTAAGCTGGCGGATATGGTGATGGTGGTGGCGGAAGGGAAACCCTTCACGACATGCCTCATCTTCCCTGATTTCGAAAACCTGAAGGTCGTGAAACAGGAGCTGGGAGCCGAGACGGCCGAGAACGGCGCCTTCCTCGACAGCGCCGAGGCCAAGGCCTACGTGCAAAAGACCGTGGACGAGGTGAACGCCAAGTTGAACCATTGGGAGCAGATCCAGAAGTTCCGGATCATCAAGACGCCCATTTCCATCGATACCGGAGAACTTACCCCGACCATGAAAATCCGCCGCCATGTTGTCATGGAAAAATGCCGGGCGGAAATCGATTCGATGTACCGGTCGTAA
- a CDS encoding 3-hydroxyacyl-CoA dehydrogenase/enoyl-CoA hydratase family protein gives MQPIRSATVIGSGIMGSQIAAHLAGCGIPVLLLDIPTEGKDRNAVANKGRDGLKKVKPSPLYSTEALDLISTGNTADHLAEAGKTDWIIEAIIEQPKPKQELFQKLAPLMGPDTILATNTSGIPLKVLGEGLPESVQQRFIGTHFFNPPRYLRLVEVIRGPKTSQTTADRIEHVLNAVLNKVPVPALDSPTFIANRIGVQAMVATVKIAKEMGLSVEEVDALTGPLLGRPKTGTFKLVDLVGIDTLGHIINGLKQAFPKEDFSIDPVIQGLIDKKFFGRKSNAGFYRKGKSKEDMEVVDLKTGEYRPEAKARFEELKDISKEENAEKKFRKLFAAQGRGAEAAQRILSSTLAYAATVAPGITEELSYVDEAMELGFGWETGPFKIIDAIGPEAFQAACAKFKIEAPAWLFQSVGGDARTYQVEGGRVLIRDLPRTGSAGGRHEMKSRGFNLARHRASHKPVIATTDATLWDMGDKILLLEFHSKMNSMGPISLDMIMKSVDKANDGWDGLVIGNQGANFCAGANIAMVLMDAANGEFDNVDQAIRIFQKASMAIKYSGVPVIVSPHNMALGGGCEFVLHSNRPVLSPETYLGLVEVGVGLLPAGGGTKELALRTYQSGRGPLTLPALAKVFELIATAKVSTSAKEAFELGYLDKRAVIAANESTRLDQAKAEAMAMARAGYRPPAPALKIEVLGTEAIAAFETGIFMLREAGYASEHDAYIAREVGHILAGGKVTAGTMVDEDYLLELEREGFLKLVGTKKSQERIEFMLKKGKPLRN, from the coding sequence ATGCAACCCATCCGCAGCGCCACCGTCATCGGCTCCGGCATCATGGGATCCCAGATCGCCGCCCACCTGGCCGGATGCGGCATCCCCGTCCTGCTCCTCGACATCCCCACCGAAGGGAAGGACCGCAACGCGGTGGCCAACAAGGGTCGAGATGGGTTGAAGAAGGTGAAGCCCTCGCCGCTTTATTCCACCGAAGCCCTGGATTTGATCAGCACCGGCAATACCGCCGATCATCTGGCCGAAGCGGGCAAGACGGATTGGATCATCGAAGCCATTATCGAACAGCCCAAGCCCAAGCAGGAGTTGTTCCAGAAGCTGGCCCCGCTGATGGGGCCGGATACCATCCTGGCCACCAACACTTCGGGCATACCGCTCAAGGTATTAGGCGAAGGCCTGCCGGAATCGGTGCAACAGCGTTTCATCGGCACGCATTTCTTCAATCCGCCGCGCTACCTGCGGCTAGTGGAAGTCATCCGCGGACCCAAGACCTCGCAGACCACCGCCGACCGCATCGAGCATGTCCTCAATGCCGTGCTCAACAAGGTGCCCGTTCCCGCCTTGGATTCGCCGACCTTCATCGCCAATCGCATCGGGGTGCAAGCCATGGTGGCGACCGTGAAAATCGCCAAGGAGATGGGCCTGTCCGTGGAAGAAGTGGACGCCTTGACCGGGCCACTACTAGGCCGGCCCAAGACCGGCACCTTCAAGCTTGTGGACCTGGTGGGCATCGATACCCTCGGCCATATCATCAACGGCCTCAAGCAGGCCTTCCCGAAGGAAGACTTCTCCATCGATCCCGTGATCCAGGGCCTCATCGACAAGAAATTCTTCGGGCGGAAATCCAACGCGGGTTTCTATCGCAAGGGCAAATCGAAAGAGGACATGGAGGTCGTCGACCTCAAGACCGGCGAGTACCGCCCCGAAGCCAAGGCCCGCTTCGAAGAGCTGAAGGACATCTCCAAGGAAGAGAACGCGGAGAAGAAGTTCCGCAAGTTGTTCGCCGCCCAGGGCCGCGGCGCCGAGGCCGCCCAACGCATCCTGTCTTCAACCTTGGCCTATGCCGCCACCGTCGCGCCCGGCATCACGGAAGAACTGTCCTACGTCGACGAAGCCATGGAACTGGGCTTCGGCTGGGAAACCGGACCCTTCAAGATCATCGACGCCATCGGCCCGGAAGCCTTCCAGGCGGCCTGCGCCAAGTTCAAGATCGAGGCCCCCGCCTGGCTTTTCCAATCCGTAGGCGGCGATGCCCGCACCTATCAGGTCGAAGGCGGCCGGGTCCTGATCCGGGACTTGCCCAGGACGGGATCGGCCGGTGGCCGGCATGAGATGAAGTCCCGCGGCTTCAACCTCGCGCGACATCGCGCCAGCCATAAGCCGGTCATCGCCACCACCGATGCCACCCTGTGGGACATGGGCGACAAGATCCTCTTGCTCGAATTCCATTCCAAGATGAATTCCATGGGCCCCATCTCCCTCGACATGATCATGAAGTCGGTGGATAAGGCCAACGACGGCTGGGACGGCCTCGTGATCGGCAACCAGGGCGCCAACTTCTGCGCCGGCGCCAACATCGCCATGGTGCTGATGGACGCCGCCAACGGCGAATTCGACAACGTCGATCAGGCCATCCGCATCTTCCAGAAGGCCAGCATGGCCATCAAGTATTCCGGCGTGCCGGTCATCGTTTCGCCGCATAACATGGCTTTGGGCGGCGGCTGCGAATTCGTTTTGCATAGCAATCGCCCCGTGCTTTCGCCCGAAACCTATCTGGGCCTAGTGGAAGTGGGCGTGGGGCTTCTGCCCGCCGGCGGCGGGACCAAGGAATTGGCATTGCGCACCTACCAAAGCGGGCGCGGCCCCTTGACCTTGCCCGCCCTCGCCAAGGTCTTCGAGCTCATCGCAACCGCCAAGGTCTCGACCAGCGCCAAGGAAGCTTTCGAATTGGGATACCTCGACAAGCGCGCCGTCATCGCCGCGAACGAATCGACGCGCCTGGATCAGGCCAAGGCCGAAGCCATGGCCATGGCCCGCGCCGGCTATCGCCCGCCCGCGCCCGCCCTGAAGATCGAGGTGTTGGGAACCGAGGCCATCGCCGCCTTCGAGACCGGTATCTTCATGCTGCGCGAAGCGGGCTACGCTTCCGAGCACGACGCCTATATCGCCCGCGAGGTCGGCCATATCCTGGCCGGCGGCAAGGTTACCGCGGGAACCATGGTGGACGAGGATTACCTGCTGGAATTGGAGCGGGAAGGTTTCCTGAAGCTGGTGGGGACGAAGAAGTCCCAGGAGCGGATCGAGTTCATGCTCAAGAAGGGCAAGCCGTTGAGGAACTAG
- a CDS encoding acetyl-CoA C-acyltransferase, with protein MSEAVIVAGVRTPVGKAGKGSFTHVRSDTLAAITVREVLKRAPGIKPEDIEDLILGCAMPEAEQGMNVARMVGLMSGLPDRTAAMTINRYCSSGLQSIALASDRINLGDAEAILAGGLESMSMIPMGGHKIAPNPELVGKRPESYMTMGLTAERVAAKFGITREQQDAFSLRSHQKAFAAIQAGKFKDEIVPVVWTETQLDRHKKEKSIERTLAQDEGPRADTTLEALGGLKPAFKNNGTVTAGNSSQVSDGAAMTLVVSRKFAESRGLKPIARLVKFAVVGCAPEIMGIGPAEAIPAVLKKAGLSKDQIDLIELNEAFASQSLAVLKAIDFPEEKVNVNGGAIALGHPLGCTGTKLTVTLLNELKRRGGKYGIVSMCIGGGMGAAGLFEML; from the coding sequence ATGAGTGAAGCAGTCATCGTAGCGGGGGTCCGCACTCCCGTCGGCAAAGCCGGCAAAGGGTCCTTCACCCACGTCCGTTCCGATACCCTGGCGGCCATCACCGTGCGCGAAGTGCTCAAGCGCGCGCCGGGAATCAAACCCGAGGATATCGAGGATCTGATCCTCGGATGCGCCATGCCGGAAGCGGAACAAGGCATGAACGTGGCCCGCATGGTTGGCCTCATGTCCGGCCTGCCCGACAGGACCGCGGCCATGACTATCAACCGGTATTGCTCCTCGGGATTGCAATCCATCGCCCTGGCCAGCGATCGGATCAACCTGGGGGACGCGGAAGCCATCCTGGCGGGCGGGCTGGAGAGCATGTCCATGATCCCCATGGGCGGTCATAAGATCGCGCCCAACCCCGAACTGGTGGGCAAGCGCCCGGAATCGTACATGACCATGGGGCTGACCGCGGAACGCGTGGCCGCGAAATTCGGCATCACGCGCGAACAACAGGATGCCTTCTCGCTGCGGTCGCACCAGAAAGCCTTCGCCGCCATCCAAGCCGGGAAATTCAAGGACGAAATCGTCCCGGTGGTGTGGACGGAGACGCAATTGGATCGGCATAAGAAAGAGAAGTCCATCGAGCGCACCTTAGCCCAGGACGAAGGCCCCCGCGCCGATACGACCTTGGAAGCCTTGGGCGGGCTTAAGCCCGCCTTCAAGAACAACGGTACGGTGACCGCGGGCAACAGCTCCCAAGTGAGCGATGGCGCGGCCATGACCCTGGTGGTCTCCCGGAAGTTCGCCGAGTCCCGGGGCTTAAAGCCCATCGCCCGCCTGGTCAAATTCGCCGTCGTCGGTTGCGCGCCGGAAATCATGGGCATCGGCCCGGCGGAGGCCATTCCCGCGGTCCTCAAGAAGGCGGGCCTTTCCAAGGACCAGATCGATCTCATCGAGTTGAACGAAGCCTTCGCGTCCCAAAGCCTGGCCGTGCTCAAGGCCATCGACTTCCCGGAAGAGAAGGTGAACGTGAACGGCGGCGCCATCGCCTTGGGCCATCCCCTGGGTTGCACCGGCACCAAGCTCACCGTGACCCTGCTGAACGAGCTCAAGCGCCGCGGCGGCAAGTACGGCATCGTATCGATGTGCATCGGCGGTGGCATGGGCGCGGCCGGCCTCTTCGAAATGCTGTAA